Below is a genomic region from Streptococcus salivarius.
CAAAATTTAGGGGTTATTGATGACTGGCTCAAGGAATTAGATGACTTCTTTGAATTTACCTATAGTACAACAGTTTTTACTGTTTTGAAAGAAAATGAAAATCGAAGTTACGACTTATTACTTGGTCTCTATAGCCGTCTTGAATACGTTATTTCAGAAATAAAAAATTGCCGTTAGTCCTTAACGGTTTTTAGTTTGTAATGGATTTACAATTTAGATTATAAACATCAAATAATTTGACAAAATCTCCAAATATATGTAGAATAAATTTGATAACGCTCTAATAAAAAGATTCTTAAATTAAAGGAAAATAATGAAGAAGTGAGTAATCAGGGGTTGAAATCAGGGGATTTTTTGAAATATTATTTGGTGAGCCTTAGTTCACTTAGTGTTTTGTGCCTTATTTTTTATGGACTCTATTCTCTAAACGGGCTTATGCCTTTGTCTTTAGATGGTTCTTCACATATTGATGTGAAACATTATTCTGGACAGGCACCTACATCAGTAAAAAAAGACGGTGTTTATAGGGTTCAGGATATTAGCGGTGAAACTAAAAGTTATCAAGTTGATTTGAAAGTAACAAACGATGGGGACAAGGTTATTCAAACCTATGTCTTTGAGTATAAAAAATGATTCTATAATAAAAACTCACAAACTTAGCAAGATTGTGAGTTTTTTAGATGTCTTTTACCAAAGTCCTAATACCTTTTGCATGAGAAGAGAAGCAAGACTGATTAATAACCAACAGACTCCTCCCACTAGAAGTGCTGAGCCTCCTTTAGTGATTAGTTTTTTGAGATTTGTTTGGAAACCAATAGCTGTCATTGCCATAATAATCATAAATTTCGAAAGGTCTTTTAAAGGTGAAAAGACGGCAGGTGTTACACCGAGTGACATTGAAACAGTTGTAATCAGTGAGGCCAAAAGGAACCAAAGGATAAAGTTAGGCACTGCTTTGGTTAGCGAGAATGCTTCCTTTGTATTGTTCTTTCGCGACTGCCATACAGAAAGCCCAAGAGTTATAGGGATGATAGCAAGTGTTCGAGTCAACTTAACAATTGTCGCCTGCTCCAGAATGGATGTTCCATAATTTCGAAAGGTCTTTTAAAGGTGAAAAGACGGCAGGTGTTACACCGAGTGACATTGAAACAGTTGTAATCAGTGAGGCCAAAAGGAACCAAAGGATAAAGTTAGGCACTGCTTTGGTTAGCGAGAATGCTTCCTTTGTATTGTTCTTTCGCGACTGCCATACAGAAAGCCCAAGAGTTATAGGGATGATAGCAAGTGTTCGAGTCAACTTAACAATTGTCGCCTGCTCCAGAATGGATGTTCCATGTAAGCTATCCCAGGAACTAGCTGTAGCAGTTACAGAAGAAGTATCGTTGACAGCTGTTCCAGCAAATATGGCAAAGCCTTGATTACTAAGTCCCAACCAGGATCCCAAGTGAGGGAAGAGTAAAGCCGCTAAGATGTTAAAAAAGAAAATTACAGAGATTGCTGTTGCAATAGATTCATCTTTAGCCTTGATTACAGGAGCGGTTGCAGCGATAGCAGATCCCCCACAAATAGAGGAACCAACACCTACTAAAGTAGCAATTTCACTATCTAGCTTGAACACGCGATGGACGACATAAGCAGTAAGCAGTGCCGTAGTAATAGTCACTAGAATAATGGGAAGTGATGTTACGCCAACCTTAAAGACTTGGGAAAGATTTAGTCCAAATCCAAGAAGAACAACAGCGTATTGTAATACTTTTTTAGAAGTGAATTGCATTCCTGTTTTAAGTTTCTGAGAATCTCTTAGAATAATTCCTAGCAGAAGACCTATAAATAAACCAAGGACAGGCCCACCAATAATAGGGAATAAGTTTCCAAGGAACCATGCTAGGAGAGATATAAGTATTGCAATACTTAATCCGGGTAAGAATTCTTTTATTTTCATTCATCTATCTCCTTAAAATTTGACTATATTATAGCTTATTATAAATATGATGTAAAGGTGATGTTTGCTTTATTTATCAAGGAAAATAGTTCTGAAAGTTGCGACTTGTCAGTTTTTCTGATAGAATAGTATTAAAATATTATAATCAAAAATCTTATGAAGGAAGGGTTGTATGTATCGTCATTTAAAGAAGTATATGATTTTTACCGTGGGAGCTTTTATGTGTTCACTTTTTTTGGTTCTAGCTTTTACAACAGATAGAAAAAATGATAACAGTGTTAATGCTAAAGCTGAAGCTGCTTACAATCAAACTACGACGGCTTTTATTGATAATATCGGAGAGACTGCTAGACAGATTGGTCAAGATTACAATATCTATGCTTCTGTTCTAATTGCTCAAGCCATTCTGGAATCAAATTCAGGTCAGTCAGGTCTGAGTCAAGCTCCTTATTACAACTTCTTCGGGATTAAAGGCACTTATAATGGGAATTCTGTGACCATGCGTACATGGGAAGACGATGGTACAGGGAAGACTTATGAGATTGATGAACCTTTCCGTTCTTATGGAAGTCTAAGCGATTCTTTAGCCGATTATGCTGCTTTGATGACGTCATCAACTTATGCTGGCACATGGAAATCAAATACAAGTAGTTATGCAGATGCCACTCAAGCATTGACAGGAACTTATGCAACTGACAGTCTTTACGCTTCTAAATTAAATAGCATTATTGCATACTATGGTTTGACTGCCTATGATCAAGCTCCAGTTACCCAAGCAACTGGTTCAACAAGTGGCCTTGTTTGGAACAGCTATAGGGGCTCATATACAGATGCTGAGACCTTATCTATAGATGAGGCTTGGGCAAGCTATAAAAATTATAAATAACAATGAGAGTCGAAAGGCTCTTTTTTTGTGCACTAAATTGGACAGTTTGGGTGATAAAAAGTCCCCAACATTAACATTCTGTGCTGGGGACTAACATCTATTAGTTGTCAAAAGTGACTTCTTTAACGAGGTTATCTAGGAATTTTTCTCCCATTTTAGAGAGGGTTGCCTTTTCATGCTTCAAGTAAACAATATCAATTTCATCATCAATATCAAGCGGGATAGAGACAATGTTATCTCCATTCAAATTACTATTTAAAATACCTGTAGCAATGGTGTAACCATCCAAACCAATTAATAGGTTGAAGAGTGTCGCGCGGTCTGAAACCACGATGGATTTTTTATGGGGAATCTGAGAGAGGATTTCTTCAGAATAGTAGAAGGAATTATGAATCCCTTGGTCGTAACTAAGGTATGGGAAGTCTTCTAAATCTTCTAAAGAAACAACTTCATGCTTAGCCAAGGGATTTGACTTGCTGACAAAGATATGTGGTCTAGCTTTGAAGAGACTGGTATATGTGAGACGGTTGTCGTCAAACATCTTAGTCAAGACATCTCGGTTATAGCTGTTAAGGAAGAGAACACCAATTTCTGAACGGAAGTTCTTAACGTCCTCAATAATTTCGTAAGTACGTGTTTCACGTAAGAAGAGTTCGTAACGTGTCATATCAGCTCTTTTGAGAAGTGAGACGAAAGCATTGACAACAAAAGCGTAGTGTTGAGAGGAAACACTAAACAATTCACGTGTTTCTGTGTGACTCTTGTAACGTTCTTCCAAGAGATTCGTTTGTTCCACTACCTGACGGGCATAAGAGAGAAATTCAACGCCATCCTTGGTTAAGGTGATTCCTTTAGGGTTACGGATAAAGATATCAATTCCCATTTCTCTTTCCAAGTCACGAACAGCATTTGAAAGACTTGGTTGTGTGATGAAAAGTTGTTTTGCGGCTTCATTCATTGAGCCGGTTTCGACGATTTTGATAATATAATGTAATTGTTGAATTCGCATAGCCTTATTATAGCATATTTTAAGGATTATTCCTTAGGATAAGAGGCGAGTAAAAGGTCTTTTTAGGACTATACCAATTTTTATACTTGACAATGTCAAATATATGGAATATACTGTCCTCGTCAAGCTTTTTAAAGAGCTTATTGACTATACCAATTTTAAATAAAGGAGACATGACCTCTTTGATTTGAGGTTATTATTAAAAATATGTGTGGAATTGTTGGTGTTGTAGGTAACACAAATGCAACTGATATCTTGACTCAAGGACTTGAAAAGCTAGAATACCGTGGTTATGATTCAGCTGGTATCTTTGTAGCTGGCGATGCATCTAGTCAATTAGTTAAGGCTGTTGGCCGTATTGCGGAACTTGCTGCTAAAACTGAAGGAGTAGAAGGTACAGCCGGTATTGGACATACTCGTTGGGCAACTCATGGTAAACCAACAGAGGACAATGCTCACCCACACCGCTCAGAAACAGAACGTTTCGTTTTGGTTCACAATGGTGTTATTGAAAACTATCTTGAAATTAAAGAAGAATACCTTTCTGGTCACCATTTCAAAGGTCAAACCGATACTGAAATTGCAGTTCACTTGATTGGAAAATTTGTTGAAGAAGATGGTTTGTCAACTCTTGAAGCATTCAAGAAAGCTCTTCACATTATCCGTGGATCATATGCCTTTGCCCTCATGGATTCTGAAGATGCCTCAACAATTTACGTGGCAAAAAACAAATCACCACTTTTGATTGGTCTTGGTGATGGCTATAACATGGTCTGCTCAGATGCCATGGCTATGATTCGCGAAACTAATCAATACATGGAAATTCACGATCAAGAGTTAGTTATCGTGAAAGCTGATAGTGTTGAAGTTCAAGACTATGATGGCAATGTAAAAGAACGTGATAGCTATACAGCTGAACTTGACCTATCTGATATTGGTAAAGGCACATACCCTTACTACATGCTCAAAGAAATCGATGAGCAACCAACAGTGATGCGTAAGCTTATCCAAGCCTACACAGATGATAAGGGGCAAGTGACTGTAGATGCTGATATTATCAAGGCTGTTCAAGAGGCTGATCGTATCTATATTCTTGCGGCAGGAACATCATATCATGCTGGTTTTGCTTCTAAGAAGATGCTCGAAGAGTTGACAGATACACCAGTTGAGCTTGGTATTTCTTCTGAGTGGGGTTATGGTATGCCACTCCTTAGCAAGAAACCTCTCTTTGTTTTTATTAGCCAATCAGGTGAAACAGCAGATAGCCGTCAGGTTCTTGTTAAAGCTAACGAGTTGGGTATTCCAAGTTTGACAGTGACAAACGTTCCGGGATCTACTCTTTCTCGTGAAGCTGACCATACAATGCTTCTTCATGCTGGCCCAGAAATTGCCGTAGCTTCTACTAAAGCTTACACTGCTCAAATTGCAGCTCTTGCCTTCTTGGCTAAAGCAGTCGGTGAAGCGAATGGTAATGAAAAAGCTAAAGCATTTGACTTGGTACATGAATTGTCACTTGTAGCACAATCTATCGAATCAACACTCTCTGAAAAAGAAGTTATTGATGAGAAAGTAGCAGCTCTTCTTGCAGAAACACGTAATGCTTTCTATATTGGTCGTGGTCAAGATTACTACGTTGCTATGGAAGCTAGTCTTAAATTGAAAGAAATCTCATATATTCAATGTGAAGGTTTTGCAGCAGGTGAGTTGAAACACGGAACGATTGCTTTGATCGAAGATGGTACACCTGTTATTGCCCTCTTGTCTGACGCTGTTCTTGCTAGCCACACTCGTGGTAATATCCAAGAGGTAGCAGCACGTGGTGCTAAAGTGTTGACTATTGCTGAGGAAAATATTGCTAAAGAAGGCGATGACATCGTTCTTAATAACGTTCACCCTTACTTGTCACCAATTTCAATGGTTGTACCGACACAATTGATTGCTTATTTTGCAACACTCCATCGTGGACTCGACGTCGATAAACCACGTAACTTGGCTAAATCAGTTACTGTTGAATAAAAATACCAACATCTCTTACAGTGTAAGGGATGTTGTTTGTTTTTATCGTTTTCACCCTTGCTTAATTGAGAAATCTAAAGTAGAATAGTATCTATATCACAATCTTAGGAGAGAATTATGTCATTACCAAATTGTCCAAAATGTAACTCAGAGTATGTTTATGAAGATGGAATCTTGCTTGTATGTCCTGAATGTGCCTATGAGTGGGATCCAAACGAAGTTGCAGAAGAAGAAGGACTTGTGGTTCTTGATAGCAATGGCACACGTCTTGCTGACGGTGACACTGTTACAGTTATCAAAGATTTGAAAGTTAAAGGTGCGCCAAAAGATATTAAACAAGGTACACGTGTTAAAAATATTCGTTTGGTTGAAGGTGACCACAACATTGATTGTAAGATTGATGGTTTTGGTGCTATGAAACTTAAATCTGAATTTGTTAAGAAAATCTAAAATAAGCTTTAGGGACACTAGACTTAAGTATAGTTTGTTTCTTAGGACCGATTATTTAAGTCTCTCAGGAGTGTGACTATGAACTCATTTAAAAAGTGGGTCTAGTCGCACTCCTTTTTACTATTTTCAAAATCTTATATCATTTTTTTAAAAAATTTGGTATAATATTCAGTAATACTAAATAATTATAGGAGTTTATATGTCATACGTTTTGGAAGTATTACCAGCCCTTTTGAACGGTGCGGTAGTCACACTTCAAGTATTCTTCATTGTTATCGTACTGTCGATTCCATTAGGGATTGTACTTGCTTTCTTAATGCAGATTAAATTCAAACCTTTAAATTGGTTACTAACCCTTTATGTTTGGATTATGCGTGGAACGCCCCTCCTTTTACAATTGATCTTCGTTTATTATGTTCTTCCAAGTGTTGGGATTGTCTTTGACCGTCTGCCAGCTGCTATTCTTGCTTTTACGCTTAATTATGCAGCTTATTTCGCAGAGATTTTCCGTGGAGGAATCTTGGCTATTCCGAAAGGACAATACGAAGCAGCGAAAATGCTTAAACTTAGTCCTTTCCAAACTATCCGCTACATTATCCTTCCTCAGGTGGTCAAGATTGTCTTGCCAAGTATTTTTAACGAGATTATTAACTTGGTTAAGGATTCATCATTGGTTTATGTGCTTGGGGTTGGAGACCTTCTTTTGGAAAGTCGTACCGCTGCGAACCGTGATGCGACCCTAGCACCGATGTTTGTGGCTGGGGCTATCTATCTTATCCTTGTGGGTGTGGTGACTGTGGCTTCGAAACACATCGAAAAGAAATTCAACTATTATAAATAGGAGACCTTATGTTAGAATTAAAAAATATTTCCAAGCAATTTGGTCAACACAAAATTTTTGATAACTATAACCTAACTGTCGAAGAAGGGAAAATCTTAGCTATTGTCGGACCATCTGGTGGTGGTAAAACGACTCTCTTACGTATGTTAGCAGGACTTGAAACCATTGATTCAGGGCAAATTATTTATGAAAATGAAGAGATTCCTTTGGATCAGATGGAAAGTCGTAACTTGCTAGGTTTTGTCTTCCAAGATTTCCAACTGTTTCCGCACCTGACAGTCTTAGACAACCTAACACTTTCGCCAATTAAGACGATGGGAATGTCTAAGGAAGATGCCCAGAAAAAAGCTCAAGCCCTACTTGACCGTTTAGGTCTGGGAGCTCACGGAAATGCTTATCCTTACTCTCTTTCTGGGGGACAAAAACAACGTGTTGCATTTGCGCGTGCTATGATGATTGATCCGAAAATTGTCGGTTATGATGAACCAACATCAGCTCTTGACCCTGAGTTGCGTCAAGAAGTTGAGAAATTGATTTTGCAGAATCGTGAGACTGGGATTACGCAAATCGTTATCACTCACGATATGCAGTTTGCACAGCACATCGCCGACGAGATTGTCACTATCAATCCAAAATAGTGAGGATTTTCCATGAAAAAAATAGTAAAAACGATTTTTCTAGGCTGTCTTGTCATTTTGCCTTTGTTTGCGCTATCAGCTTGTAGCTCGCGCTCACATTTTGCAACTCAGAAAGACCAGTGGCAAACCTATACCAAAGAAAAGAAAATCAAAATTGGTTTTGATGCGACCTTTGTTCCTATGGGATATGAGGAAAAGGATGGTAGCTATGTTGGTTTTGATATTGATCTTGCCACTGCAGTTTTTAAATTGTATGGTATTGATGTCGAATGGCAGGCTATTGACTGGGATATGAAAGAAACAGAACTGAAGAATGGGACAATTGACCTCATTTGGAATGGTTACTCGGTCACGGATGAGCGTAAGCAGTCTGCAGACTTTACAGTGCCTTATATGGTCAATGAACAAGTACTGGTAACCAAAAAGTCTTCGGGAATTGATTCTGTTGCAGGAATGGCAGGTAAGACCTTAGGTGCCCAAGCAGGCTCTTCCGGTTATGATGCTTTCAATGCTTCACCGAAGATTTTGAAGGATATCGTCGCCAACCAAAAAGCAGTCCAATATTCGACCTTTACTCAGGCCTTGATTGACCTTGATAGTGGACGTATTGACGGCCTATTGATTGACCGTGTGTATGCTAATTACTACTTAGAAAAATCAGGAGTTCTGGATCAGTATAACGTTATGCCTGCTGGTTACGAGGGTGAAAGCTTTGCTGTAGGTGCTCGTAAGGCAGATAAGACACTGATCAAAAAAATCAATCAAGGATTTAGAACTCTTTATAAAAATGGAGAATTCCAAAAGATTTCTGACAAATGGTTTGGCGAAGATGTTGCCACCGACCAAGTTAAAGGGAAAAAATAGAAGGATAACAACATTCTAGAAGGGATGTTGTTATTTTTTTGTGGAAAATACTTGAAATAAAACAAGTTATATTTTATACTAATGTTAGTTTATAAACTAACGAAAGGGCAAGCATGGGATATTTTGATTATTCAAGAGAACCGCAAAGTGATATTGCTTTTGTAGATATGAAATCTTTCTATGCGAGTGTAGAGTGTGTTGAACGTGGGTTGCACCCTCTTAAGACTTCTCTATGTGTGATGAGTAGGGCTGAAAATGCTAATGGCTTGATACTAGCCTCCTCGCCCATATTTAAGCAGGTTTTTGGTAAGTCAAATGTTAGTCGTTCTTATGACTTACCTTTTGACATTCATTCTCGTAAGTTTCACTATTATAATGCCAAAAAGCAGGGACTTCCAACGGATAGAGATTTTGTAGATTACATCGAATCTTGGGCCAAAGTTACCTTTATCGTTCCTCCTAGAATGGATCTCTATATAAAAAAGAATATTCAGATTCAACACATTTTCCAGAATTATGCCAGTGTTGAAGATATTCTTCCCTATTCCATTGATGAGGGTTTCATTGATCTCACGTCGTCACTGAATTACTTTATTCCCGATAGGACAGTTACAAGAAAAGATAAGTTAGATATGATTTCAGGGCGTATTCAAAGAGATATTTGGAGGGAAACAGGTATTTACTCGACAGTTGGGATGTCTAATAGCAATCCCTTATTGGCCAAGTTAGCTCTTGATAATGAGGCCAAACATACGGCTACTATGAGAGCCAACTGGTCCTATGAAGATGTCGAGACTAAGGTTTGGAATATCCCCCATATGACCGATTTCTGGGGGATTGGAAAGCGGATGGAGAAGCGTTTAAACAAGTTGGGGATTTTCTCTATTCGAGAACTTGCTAATAGCAATCCTGATACTCTTAAAAAGGAGTTAGGTATTGTGGGTTTAGATCTTTTTTTTCATGCCAACGGTATCGATGAGAGTAATGTTCATAAACCTTATAAACCAAAGTCACATGGCTTAGGGAATTCCCAAATCTTGCCACGAGACTATGAGCGTCAAGCTGATATTGAATTGATTCTAAGAGAGATGGCAGAACAGGTAGCTATTAGGTTAAGACGAGCCCATAAGAAAGCTTGTCAAGTTTCCATTAGTATTGGGTTTTCAAAGTTAGAGGGCAAGCGTTCGCTACAAGCACAGATGAAGATTGAACCTGCTAATAATACAAGAGTACTAATAAGCCATGTCATTGAACTCTTTAGGAAGAAATATCAAGGAGGGGCTGTTCGAAGTGTCAGTGTCTCTTATGCAAATTTTGTAGATGAAAGGCTTCAAATTATTTCTTTATTTGATAATCCAGATGACATTGATAAAGAAGAAAGACTTCAGGCAGCTATAGATAGTATTCGACAGGAATTTGGCTTTACGACAATTCAAAAAGCAACTGCTTTACAGGAGGCATCTAGAAGTCTTGCTCGAAGTAAGCTTATTGGTGGACACTCTGCTGGAGGATTAGATGGCTTAAAATGATAGACCGTAGTTACCTTCCCTTTCAATCAGCTAGGGAACATCAAGATAGGGGAATGATGAAGTGGATGGGCTTTTTCTTATCAGAACATACAAGTTCCCTACATGAAGATAAGACTAAAGAAAATTTTAGGAGTCATTTGGATGATTTAGAGAAGTTTACTTTATTAAACCAGCTTTATTCAGGTCAATTATTGGGAAATTTCCAGATAAAGGATCAAGGTAGGCGCTGTAGATGTAGTGGCTATGTGGTCGACTTGGGTTTTAATCAAGTTATCATAAAATCTTGCAAGCGATATAAATGTATTCGAACAAAGGATATATTAGAAATTAGTTTGGGGGTTGAAAACATAGATGAGGAAGAGAAAAATTTATGATGATAAATTTCAAATTGATTATTTTTCTGATAGCTATTTAAAA
It encodes:
- a CDS encoding amino acid ABC transporter ATP-binding protein, with the protein product MLELKNISKQFGQHKIFDNYNLTVEEGKILAIVGPSGGGKTTLLRMLAGLETIDSGQIIYENEEIPLDQMESRNLLGFVFQDFQLFPHLTVLDNLTLSPIKTMGMSKEDAQKKAQALLDRLGLGAHGNAYPYSLSGGQKQRVAFARAMMIDPKIVGYDEPTSALDPELRQEVEKLILQNRETGITQIVITHDMQFAQHIADEIVTINPK
- a CDS encoding Y-family DNA polymerase: MGYFDYSREPQSDIAFVDMKSFYASVECVERGLHPLKTSLCVMSRAENANGLILASSPIFKQVFGKSNVSRSYDLPFDIHSRKFHYYNAKKQGLPTDRDFVDYIESWAKVTFIVPPRMDLYIKKNIQIQHIFQNYASVEDILPYSIDEGFIDLTSSLNYFIPDRTVTRKDKLDMISGRIQRDIWRETGIYSTVGMSNSNPLLAKLALDNEAKHTATMRANWSYEDVETKVWNIPHMTDFWGIGKRMEKRLNKLGIFSIRELANSNPDTLKKELGIVGLDLFFHANGIDESNVHKPYKPKSHGLGNSQILPRDYERQADIELILREMAEQVAIRLRRAHKKACQVSISIGFSKLEGKRSLQAQMKIEPANNTRVLISHVIELFRKKYQGGAVRSVSVSYANFVDERLQIISLFDNPDDIDKEERLQAAIDSIRQEFGFTTIQKATALQEASRSLARSKLIGGHSAGGLDGLK
- a CDS encoding LysR family transcriptional regulator gives rise to the protein MRIQQLHYIIKIVETGSMNEAAKQLFITQPSLSNAVRDLEREMGIDIFIRNPKGITLTKDGVEFLSYARQVVEQTNLLEERYKSHTETRELFSVSSQHYAFVVNAFVSLLKRADMTRYELFLRETRTYEIIEDVKNFRSEIGVLFLNSYNRDVLTKMFDDNRLTYTSLFKARPHIFVSKSNPLAKHEVVSLEDLEDFPYLSYDQGIHNSFYYSEEILSQIPHKKSIVVSDRATLFNLLIGLDGYTIATGILNSNLNGDNIVSIPLDIDDEIDIVYLKHEKATLSKMGEKFLDNLVKEVTFDN
- the glmS gene encoding glutamine--fructose-6-phosphate transaminase (isomerizing) yields the protein MCGIVGVVGNTNATDILTQGLEKLEYRGYDSAGIFVAGDASSQLVKAVGRIAELAAKTEGVEGTAGIGHTRWATHGKPTEDNAHPHRSETERFVLVHNGVIENYLEIKEEYLSGHHFKGQTDTEIAVHLIGKFVEEDGLSTLEAFKKALHIIRGSYAFALMDSEDASTIYVAKNKSPLLIGLGDGYNMVCSDAMAMIRETNQYMEIHDQELVIVKADSVEVQDYDGNVKERDSYTAELDLSDIGKGTYPYYMLKEIDEQPTVMRKLIQAYTDDKGQVTVDADIIKAVQEADRIYILAAGTSYHAGFASKKMLEELTDTPVELGISSEWGYGMPLLSKKPLFVFISQSGETADSRQVLVKANELGIPSLTVTNVPGSTLSREADHTMLLHAGPEIAVASTKAYTAQIAALAFLAKAVGEANGNEKAKAFDLVHELSLVAQSIESTLSEKEVIDEKVAALLAETRNAFYIGRGQDYYVAMEASLKLKEISYIQCEGFAAGELKHGTIALIEDGTPVIALLSDAVLASHTRGNIQEVAARGAKVLTIAEENIAKEGDDIVLNNVHPYLSPISMVVPTQLIAYFATLHRGLDVDKPRNLAKSVTVE
- a CDS encoding zinc ribbon domain-containing protein YjdM, which gives rise to MSLPNCPKCNSEYVYEDGILLVCPECAYEWDPNEVAEEEGLVVLDSNGTRLADGDTVTVIKDLKVKGAPKDIKQGTRVKNIRLVEGDHNIDCKIDGFGAMKLKSEFVKKI
- a CDS encoding amino acid ABC transporter substrate-binding protein codes for the protein MKKIVKTIFLGCLVILPLFALSACSSRSHFATQKDQWQTYTKEKKIKIGFDATFVPMGYEEKDGSYVGFDIDLATAVFKLYGIDVEWQAIDWDMKETELKNGTIDLIWNGYSVTDERKQSADFTVPYMVNEQVLVTKKSSGIDSVAGMAGKTLGAQAGSSGYDAFNASPKILKDIVANQKAVQYSTFTQALIDLDSGRIDGLLIDRVYANYYLEKSGVLDQYNVMPAGYEGESFAVGARKADKTLIKKINQGFRTLYKNGEFQKISDKWFGEDVATDQVKGKK
- a CDS encoding glycoside hydrolase family 73 protein; the protein is MYRHLKKYMIFTVGAFMCSLFLVLAFTTDRKNDNSVNAKAEAAYNQTTTAFIDNIGETARQIGQDYNIYASVLIAQAILESNSGQSGLSQAPYYNFFGIKGTYNGNSVTMRTWEDDGTGKTYEIDEPFRSYGSLSDSLADYAALMTSSTYAGTWKSNTSSYADATQALTGTYATDSLYASKLNSIIAYYGLTAYDQAPVTQATGSTSGLVWNSYRGSYTDAETLSIDEAWASYKNYK
- a CDS encoding amino acid ABC transporter permease — protein: MSYVLEVLPALLNGAVVTLQVFFIVIVLSIPLGIVLAFLMQIKFKPLNWLLTLYVWIMRGTPLLLQLIFVYYVLPSVGIVFDRLPAAILAFTLNYAAYFAEIFRGGILAIPKGQYEAAKMLKLSPFQTIRYIILPQVVKIVLPSIFNEIINLVKDSSLVYVLGVGDLLLESRTAANRDATLAPMFVAGAIYLILVGVVTVASKHIEKKFNYYK